A single genomic interval of Celeribacter indicus harbors:
- a CDS encoding DUF3168 domain-containing protein, with protein MSYGIAAALQTAVYRALAEDAVLAGLVGGAIHDAAPAGAVPALYVSLGPEEVTDASDKTARGARHDFTVSVLSDGAGFLAAKQAAAAISDVLADADLTLARGRLVGLSFVSAKARRLRDGDRRRIDLRFRARVEDN; from the coding sequence ATGAGCTACGGCATCGCGGCAGCCTTGCAGACGGCGGTCTATCGGGCGCTCGCGGAGGACGCGGTCCTCGCGGGGCTGGTCGGCGGGGCGATCCATGACGCGGCGCCGGCCGGGGCGGTTCCCGCGCTCTACGTGAGCCTCGGACCCGAGGAGGTCACCGACGCCTCCGACAAGACCGCCCGCGGCGCGCGGCATGACTTCACCGTGTCGGTCCTCTCGGACGGCGCGGGGTTCCTCGCCGCGAAACAGGCGGCGGCGGCGATTTCCGATGTGCTCGCGGACGCGGATCTGACGCTCGCGCGGGGGCGGCTCGTGGGCCTCTCCTTCGTGTCGGCGAAAGCGCGGCGCCTGCGGGACGGCGACAGGCGCAGGATCGACCTGCGGTTCCGCGCCCGCGTCGAAGACAACTGA
- a CDS encoding DUF2460 domain-containing protein — MGFHEVRFPANLSFGSVGGPERRTDVVTLANGFEERNTPWAHSRRRYDAGLGMRALDDIETLIAFFEARQGQLFGFRWKDWSDYKTCRPSGEVGFGDQVIATGDGRTRVFRLSKSYVSGAARCVRPVKKPVAGTVRAGVGGQERFEAVDWRVDPASGLITFEAAPEEGAEVTAGCEFDVPVRFDTDRIATSVASFQAGEVPSVPVVEVRV; from the coding sequence ATGGGTTTTCACGAGGTGAGATTTCCGGCCAACCTGAGCTTCGGCTCGGTCGGCGGGCCGGAGCGGCGCACGGATGTCGTGACGCTCGCCAACGGGTTCGAGGAGCGCAACACCCCCTGGGCGCATTCGCGCCGGCGCTACGACGCGGGGCTCGGGATGCGTGCGCTCGACGATATCGAGACGCTGATCGCCTTTTTCGAGGCGCGCCAGGGACAACTTTTCGGCTTCCGCTGGAAGGACTGGTCGGATTACAAGACCTGCCGCCCCTCCGGCGAGGTGGGCTTTGGCGACCAGGTGATCGCGACGGGGGACGGCAGGACGCGGGTGTTCCGGCTCTCGAAATCCTATGTCTCCGGCGCGGCGCGCTGTGTCCGCCCGGTGAAGAAGCCGGTGGCGGGCACGGTGCGCGCCGGGGTCGGCGGGCAGGAGCGGTTCGAGGCGGTGGACTGGCGCGTCGATCCGGCGAGCGGGCTGATCACCTTCGAGGCTGCGCCGGAAGAGGGCGCGGAGGTCACGGCGGGGTGCGAGTTCGACGTGCCGGTGCGCTTCGACACCGACCGGATCGCCACCTCCGTCGCCTCCTTCCAGGCGGGCGAGGTGCCCAGCGTGCCGGTGGTGGAGGTGCGGGTGTGA
- a CDS encoding phage portal protein: protein MAFDFLKRTAGGTPETKASATGPVVAAVSGVGRVAWSPRDTVTLTRVGFTGNPVGFRSVKLIAEAASALPLVLQDRTARFEAHPLLTVISRPNPAQGRAELFEALYAQVLLSGNGYLEAVGTWGRVPEELHVLRSDRMSLVPGADGWPVAYDYAVGGRRHRFHVADGHSPVCHVKSFHPSDDHYGLSPIQAAATAIDVHNSASRWSKSLLDNAARPSGAIVYRGADGQGALSADQYDRLLSEMETHHQGARNAGRPMLLEGGLDWKPMGFSPSDMEFQKTKEAAAREIALAFGVPPMLLGIPGDATYANYQEANRAFYRLTVLPLVAKVTAAVGHWLSEMTGEALELKPDLDQVPALSVERDAQWARVAGADFLTAEEKRAMLGLPPLGMERAGADPAAQEEGH from the coding sequence ATGGCGTTTGACTTTCTGAAGCGGACCGCGGGCGGCACGCCCGAGACGAAGGCCTCGGCGACCGGCCCGGTCGTGGCGGCGGTGTCGGGTGTGGGCCGCGTGGCCTGGAGCCCGCGCGATACCGTGACGCTGACGCGGGTCGGGTTCACCGGCAATCCGGTGGGCTTCCGCTCGGTGAAGCTGATCGCGGAGGCGGCCTCGGCGCTGCCGCTGGTGCTTCAGGACCGGACGGCCCGGTTCGAGGCGCATCCGCTCCTGACGGTGATCTCCCGCCCGAACCCGGCACAGGGCCGCGCGGAATTGTTCGAGGCGCTCTATGCCCAGGTCCTCCTGTCCGGCAACGGCTATCTCGAGGCGGTGGGGACATGGGGCCGGGTGCCCGAGGAGCTGCATGTGCTGCGCTCGGACCGGATGAGCCTCGTGCCCGGCGCGGATGGCTGGCCGGTGGCCTACGACTACGCGGTGGGCGGGCGCAGGCATCGCTTTCATGTCGCGGACGGGCACTCCCCGGTCTGCCATGTCAAGAGCTTCCACCCGAGCGACGACCACTACGGGCTCTCGCCCATTCAGGCGGCGGCGACGGCGATCGACGTGCACAATTCCGCCTCGCGCTGGTCGAAGAGCCTTCTCGACAATGCCGCGCGGCCCTCGGGCGCCATTGTCTATCGCGGCGCGGACGGTCAGGGGGCGCTGAGCGCGGATCAGTACGACCGGCTCCTGTCGGAGATGGAGACCCACCACCAGGGCGCGCGCAACGCCGGGCGGCCGATGCTGCTCGAGGGCGGGCTCGACTGGAAGCCGATGGGGTTCAGCCCGTCGGACATGGAATTCCAGAAGACGAAGGAAGCCGCCGCGCGGGAGATCGCACTCGCCTTCGGCGTGCCGCCGATGCTGCTCGGGATCCCCGGCGACGCGACCTATGCGAATTACCAGGAGGCGAACCGGGCCTTCTACCGGCTCACGGTCCTGCCGCTGGTGGCGAAGGTGACGGCGGCGGTCGGGCACTGGCTGTCGGAGATGACGGGAGAGGCGCTGGAGCTGAAACCCGATCTCGACCAGGTGCCGGCCCTGTCGGTCGAGCGCGACGCGCAATGGGCGCGGGTGGCGGGCGCGGATTTCCTCACGGCGGAGGAAAAGCGGGCGATGCTCGGCCTGCCGCCCCTGGGGATGGAGCGCGCCGGGGCGGATCCGGCGGCGCAAGAGGAAGGACACTGA
- a CDS encoding phage major capsid protein yields MSTTEPTAGRPGNATGPAGDVKAALDGFIMDLKGFGAEIKSKLQDQEERLTMPERKTQSFARPALAAGPEADMSHRNAFGTYLRNGDDDALRGLALEGKSMSAAVNGDGGYLVDPQTSEAIRSVLKSTASIRSLANVVNVEASSYDVLIDTTDLGSGWVTETGTVAETATPTIDRISIPLYELSALPKASQRLLDDSAFDIEGWLAGRIADRFAAAEASAFVNGDGVDKPTGFLNHAQVDNDQWSWGSLGYVATGTNGEFDAATPADAIVELVYALGAQYRANGTFVMNSKTAGKVRKLKDADGRFLWSDGLAAGEPARLLGYPVLIAEDMPDIATDAAAIAFGDFRAGYTVAERPDMRILRDPFSAKPHVLFYATKRVGGDVSDFAAIKLLKFSFV; encoded by the coding sequence ATGAGCACCACCGAACCGACGGCCGGCAGGCCGGGAAATGCGACCGGACCGGCCGGGGACGTAAAGGCCGCGCTGGACGGCTTCATCATGGATCTCAAGGGCTTCGGGGCCGAGATCAAATCGAAACTTCAAGACCAGGAAGAGCGACTGACCATGCCTGAACGTAAAACCCAAAGCTTTGCCCGTCCGGCTCTCGCCGCCGGGCCCGAGGCGGACATGTCCCACAGGAACGCCTTCGGCACCTATCTGCGCAACGGCGACGACGACGCGCTGCGCGGCCTCGCGCTCGAGGGCAAGTCGATGTCCGCGGCGGTGAACGGCGACGGCGGCTATCTCGTCGATCCGCAGACCTCGGAGGCGATCCGGTCGGTGCTGAAATCCACCGCCTCGATCCGCTCCCTCGCCAATGTCGTGAATGTGGAGGCGAGCTCCTACGACGTGCTGATCGACACCACCGACCTCGGCTCCGGCTGGGTGACGGAGACCGGCACCGTGGCGGAAACCGCGACGCCGACCATCGACCGGATCTCCATCCCGCTCTACGAGCTCTCGGCGCTGCCGAAGGCGTCGCAGCGCCTTCTGGACGACAGCGCCTTCGACATCGAGGGCTGGCTCGCCGGCCGGATCGCGGACCGTTTCGCCGCCGCGGAGGCCTCGGCCTTCGTCAACGGCGACGGCGTCGACAAGCCGACCGGCTTCCTGAACCACGCGCAGGTGGACAACGACCAGTGGAGCTGGGGATCGCTCGGCTATGTCGCGACCGGCACCAATGGCGAGTTCGACGCCGCGACGCCGGCCGATGCCATCGTCGAGCTGGTCTATGCGCTGGGCGCGCAATACCGCGCCAACGGCACCTTCGTGATGAATTCCAAGACCGCCGGCAAGGTGCGCAAGCTCAAGGACGCGGACGGCCGCTTCCTGTGGTCGGACGGGCTGGCGGCGGGCGAACCCGCGCGCCTGCTGGGCTATCCGGTGTTGATCGCGGAGGACATGCCCGACATCGCCACGGATGCGGCGGCCATCGCCTTCGGCGACTTCCGCGCCGGCTATACCGTGGCGGAGCGCCCGGACATGCGCATCCTGCGCGATCCCTTCTCCGCCAAGCCCCACGTCCTGTTCTACGCGACCAAGCGCGTCGGCGGCGACGTCTCCGATTTCGCGGCGATCAAGCTGCTGAAATTCTCCTTCGTCTGA
- a CDS encoding phage tail tape measure protein produces the protein MDEIDGYESFEERVRQMEGALGGAETMAAAFGREMTRFQATVAETGRELGTLERGLSRGLKRAIDGLVFDGDTLSEALRGVGRSMLDAAYAAALKPVTRHVAGALGGGIEGLIRGILPFAAGGAFAQGRVMPFARGGVVSGPVQFPMRGGTGLMGEAGPEAIMPLTRGADGRLGVRAEGSARPVSVTMNISTPDVAGFRRSQSQIAAQLTRALGRGRRNQ, from the coding sequence ATGGATGAGATCGACGGGTACGAGAGCTTCGAGGAAAGGGTGCGGCAGATGGAGGGCGCGCTCGGCGGTGCGGAGACCATGGCCGCGGCCTTCGGCCGGGAAATGACCCGGTTCCAGGCGACGGTGGCGGAGACCGGGCGCGAGCTGGGCACGCTCGAGCGCGGGCTTTCGCGCGGTCTGAAACGGGCGATCGACGGGCTCGTGTTCGACGGCGACACGCTGTCCGAGGCGCTGCGCGGTGTCGGGCGGTCGATGCTGGATGCGGCCTATGCCGCGGCGCTGAAGCCGGTGACGCGCCATGTCGCCGGGGCGCTGGGCGGCGGGATCGAGGGGCTGATCCGGGGGATCCTGCCCTTTGCGGCGGGCGGCGCCTTTGCGCAGGGGCGGGTGATGCCCTTCGCCAGGGGCGGCGTCGTCTCGGGGCCGGTGCAGTTCCCGATGCGCGGCGGCACCGGGCTGATGGGGGAGGCGGGGCCGGAGGCGATCATGCCGCTCACCCGCGGTGCGGACGGCCGGCTCGGCGTGCGCGCCGAAGGCTCCGCCCGCCCGGTCAGCGTCACCATGAACATCTCGACGCCCGATGTCGCCGGGTTCCGGCGCAGCCAGTCGCAGATCGCGGCGCAGCTCACCCGCGCGCTCGGCCGCGGCCGGCGCAACCAGTAA
- a CDS encoding DUF2163 domain-containing protein — MGLPADLQAHLDSGTTTLCRTWAVVRRDGESYGFTDHDRDLAFDGVTFRADTGLTAHALEQATGLSVDNTEALGALSSAAVSEADIRAGRFDGARVRAWLVNWTDVRQRVRLFDGTFGEITRAGGSFRAELRGLTEALNQPQGRVYQPGCSAILGGRGCGVDLGRPGYSAEVAVEKVGKRKIFRFARLDGFEPRWFERGRLTVLGGAAAGLAGIVKTDRLSAGERVIELWEDLRAEIAPGDPVRIEAGCDRRAETCRLKFDNFLNYRGFPHIPGDDWLARYPLRGGANGGGSLVAGSGG, encoded by the coding sequence ATGGGTCTTCCTGCGGATCTTCAGGCGCATCTCGACAGCGGCACCACCACGCTGTGCCGGACCTGGGCGGTGGTGCGGCGCGACGGGGAGAGCTATGGTTTCACCGATCACGACAGGGATCTCGCCTTCGATGGCGTGACCTTCCGGGCCGACACGGGGCTGACGGCCCATGCGCTCGAACAGGCGACGGGGCTTTCGGTCGACAACACCGAGGCGCTGGGCGCGCTGAGCTCGGCCGCGGTGAGCGAGGCGGATATCCGCGCCGGGCGGTTCGACGGGGCGCGGGTGCGCGCATGGCTCGTCAACTGGACGGATGTGCGCCAGCGCGTGCGGCTGTTCGACGGCACCTTCGGCGAGATCACGCGCGCCGGGGGCAGCTTTCGCGCCGAGCTGCGCGGGCTGACCGAGGCGCTGAACCAGCCGCAGGGCCGGGTCTACCAGCCGGGCTGTTCGGCCATCCTCGGCGGCCGGGGCTGCGGCGTGGACCTGGGCCGGCCGGGGTATTCGGCGGAGGTCGCGGTGGAGAAGGTCGGGAAGCGCAAGATCTTTCGCTTCGCCCGGCTCGACGGGTTCGAGCCGCGCTGGTTCGAGCGCGGGCGGCTGACGGTGCTGGGCGGCGCGGCGGCGGGGCTCGCGGGGATCGTGAAGACCGACCGCCTGTCCGCCGGGGAGCGGGTGATCGAGCTCTGGGAAGACCTGCGCGCGGAGATCGCGCCGGGCGATCCGGTGCGGATCGAGGCGGGCTGCGACAGGCGGGCGGAGACCTGTCGGCTGAAATTCGACAATTTCCTCAACTACCGCGGATTTCCGCATATTCCGGGCGACGACTGGCTTGCGCGCTATCCGCTGCGCGGCGGTGCGAACGGGGGCGGAAGCCTCGTTGCCGGGTCGGGAGGCTGA
- a CDS encoding NlpC/P60 family protein has product MAGTCIAGRARAWIGTPYRHQASCRGAGTDCLGLLRGIWRELYGAEPQEIPAYTPDWSEPQGEELLWRAARRHLIEKPPAEMAPGDVLLFRMREGGVAKHLGIVGRAAPAPSFIHAYSGHGVLENALSAPWRRRIAACFAFPPVGG; this is encoded by the coding sequence ATGGCGGGGACATGTATCGCCGGGCGCGCCCGCGCCTGGATCGGGACGCCCTACCGGCACCAGGCCTCGTGCAGGGGGGCGGGGACGGATTGCCTCGGGCTGCTGCGCGGGATCTGGCGGGAGCTCTACGGCGCGGAGCCGCAGGAGATCCCGGCCTACACGCCCGACTGGAGCGAGCCGCAGGGCGAGGAGCTGCTCTGGCGCGCGGCGCGGCGGCATCTGATCGAAAAGCCGCCCGCGGAGATGGCGCCGGGCGACGTGCTGCTGTTCCGGATGCGGGAGGGCGGGGTGGCCAAGCATCTCGGCATCGTCGGGCGTGCCGCGCCCGCGCCGAGCTTCATCCATGCCTATAGCGGGCATGGTGTCCTCGAGAATGCGCTCAGCGCACCCTGGCGGCGCAGGATCGCCGCCTGTTTCGCATTTCCACCCGTGGGAGGTTGA
- a CDS encoding gene transfer agent family protein has protein sequence MANPWHGEVALTLDGERHVLRLTLGALAELEAMLETDTLVALVERYEAGKFSSADVLRLVVAGLRGGGWSGGYREILTAEIAGGPLEAARVGAELIARAFTVPD, from the coding sequence ATGGCGAACCCCTGGCACGGCGAGGTGGCGCTGACGCTCGACGGCGAGCGCCATGTCCTCAGGCTGACGCTCGGCGCGCTCGCGGAGCTCGAGGCGATGCTGGAGACGGACACGCTCGTGGCGCTCGTGGAGCGCTACGAGGCGGGAAAGTTCTCCTCGGCGGATGTGCTGCGGCTGGTGGTGGCGGGGCTGCGCGGCGGCGGCTGGAGCGGCGGCTACCGGGAGATCCTGACGGCGGAGATCGCCGGCGGGCCGCTCGAGGCGGCGCGGGTCGGCGCGGAGCTGATCGCGCGCGCCTTCACGGTGCCGGACTGA
- a CDS encoding HK97 family phage prohead protease, whose translation MRTDMQTGLETKFCRLGEELRVGDGVKIEGYASLFGRRDSGGDVVLSGAYARSLAALAREGRSVKMLWQHDPAQPIGIWDEVREDARGLHVRGRILTGLQKGREAAALIAAGAIDGLSIGYRTVTARKDAKGTRLLSELELWEVSLVTFPMLPEARLGAGAKGDDALAAERMLRDLADALEGARTLLAGP comes from the coding sequence ATGCGGACGGACATGCAGACCGGGCTCGAGACGAAATTCTGCCGGCTCGGCGAGGAGCTGAGGGTCGGGGACGGGGTCAAGATCGAGGGCTACGCCTCGCTCTTCGGGCGCCGGGACTCGGGCGGGGACGTGGTGCTCAGCGGCGCCTATGCCAGATCGCTCGCCGCGCTCGCGCGGGAGGGCCGGTCGGTGAAGATGCTGTGGCAGCACGATCCGGCGCAGCCCATCGGGATCTGGGACGAGGTGCGCGAGGATGCGCGCGGTCTCCATGTCCGGGGCCGGATCCTGACCGGGCTCCAGAAGGGGCGCGAGGCGGCGGCGCTGATCGCGGCGGGGGCGATCGACGGGCTGTCGATCGGCTATCGGACGGTCACGGCGCGCAAGGATGCGAAGGGCACGCGCCTTTTGTCGGAACTGGAGCTTTGGGAAGTGTCGCTCGTGACCTTCCCGATGCTGCCGGAGGCGCGGCTCGGCGCCGGGGCGAAGGGCGATGACGCGCTCGCCGCGGAGCGGATGCTGCGCGATCTCGCGGATGCGCTCGAGGGCGCCCGCACGCTGCTGGCCGGACCGTGA
- a CDS encoding head-tail adaptor protein, whose translation MAAPVHLNRRLLLEGALRLPDGAGGHTEVWQALGALWAAIGAGRGSERPAEAVTVSRLPVRVVLRAAPVGSPRRPKPGQRFVEGGRKFRILSVGEHDPQGRYLVCEAREEVAS comes from the coding sequence ATGGCGGCGCCGGTGCATCTCAACCGCAGGCTGCTGCTCGAGGGGGCGCTGCGGCTGCCCGACGGCGCGGGCGGCCATACCGAGGTCTGGCAGGCGCTCGGCGCACTCTGGGCCGCGATCGGGGCGGGACGGGGATCGGAACGGCCGGCGGAGGCCGTGACCGTCTCGCGCCTGCCGGTGCGCGTCGTGCTGCGCGCCGCGCCGGTCGGATCGCCGCGCCGGCCGAAGCCCGGCCAGAGGTTCGTCGAGGGCGGGCGGAAATTCCGCATCCTGTCGGTGGGCGAACACGATCCGCAGGGCCGCTACCTGGTCTGCGAGGCCCGCGAGGAGGTGGCGTCATGA
- a CDS encoding head-tail connector protein, whose translation MMLMEQTQVAAAALPVAEFRDHVRLGTGFGDDGLQDGLLERVLRAAMVAVEARTGKVLIARDYLLAVGAWRDPGAQVLPVAPVRAITALSITDRLGAERVIPAGRYMLEPDMHRPRLVSAGFLLPQIPVAGQARIAFTAGMADAWDGLPADLGQAVMLLAAHYYEHRHETAVGGATMPFGVNALTERYRALRLFGGRV comes from the coding sequence ATGATGTTGATGGAGCAGACTCAGGTGGCCGCGGCGGCGCTGCCGGTCGCCGAGTTCAGGGACCATGTGCGGCTGGGCACCGGGTTCGGCGACGACGGGCTTCAGGACGGGCTCCTGGAGCGCGTGCTGCGCGCGGCGATGGTCGCGGTCGAGGCCCGCACCGGCAAGGTGCTGATCGCGCGCGACTATCTTCTGGCGGTGGGGGCCTGGCGCGATCCGGGGGCACAGGTCCTGCCGGTGGCGCCGGTGCGCGCGATCACCGCCCTGTCGATCACCGACCGCCTCGGCGCGGAACGGGTGATCCCCGCCGGCCGCTACATGCTCGAGCCCGACATGCACCGCCCGCGGCTCGTCTCCGCCGGTTTCCTGCTGCCGCAGATCCCGGTGGCCGGGCAGGCGCGGATCGCCTTCACCGCGGGGATGGCCGACGCCTGGGACGGGCTGCCGGCCGACCTGGGCCAGGCGGTGATGCTGCTGGCCGCGCATTACTACGAGCACCGCCACGAGACGGCGGTGGGCGGGGCGACGATGCCCTTCGGGGTGAACGCGCTGACCGAGCGCTACCGCGCGCTGCGCCTGTTCGGAGGGCGGGTCTGA
- a CDS encoding rcc01693 family protein: protein MGMMGDRGGFDWPALMRLGFRGLGLRPAEFWALTPAEFLILLGAGSGTAPMGRARLEELARAFPDGGQAKGQAKGRKNG, encoded by the coding sequence ATGGGCATGATGGGCGACAGGGGCGGTTTCGACTGGCCGGCGCTGATGCGGCTGGGGTTCCGGGGGCTCGGTCTGAGGCCGGCGGAGTTCTGGGCGCTGACACCGGCGGAATTCCTGATCCTGCTCGGGGCGGGGTCGGGCACGGCGCCGATGGGGCGCGCGCGGCTCGAGGAGCTGGCGCGGGCCTTCCCCGACGGGGGGCAGGCGAAAGGGCAAGCGAAAGGGCGAAAGAATGGATGA
- a CDS encoding phage major tail protein, TP901-1 family, whose protein sequence is MAAQNGKDLLIKLDMTGSGAFETIAGLRATRISFNAESVDVTSLESAGGWRELLGGAGVKSATISGSGVFRDEGTDARARQIFFDGEVPRFQVVIPDFGIVEGAFQITGIDYAGSYDGEATYELSMASAGRLTFAAA, encoded by the coding sequence ATGGCTGCCCAAAACGGCAAGGACCTTCTCATCAAGCTGGACATGACGGGCTCCGGCGCCTTCGAGACCATCGCGGGGCTGCGTGCGACGCGGATCTCCTTCAACGCGGAAAGCGTCGACGTGACCTCGCTCGAAAGCGCGGGAGGCTGGCGCGAGCTTCTCGGCGGGGCGGGGGTGAAGAGCGCGACGATCTCCGGGTCCGGCGTGTTCCGGGACGAGGGCACGGACGCCCGCGCCCGCCAGATCTTCTTCGACGGGGAGGTGCCGCGGTTTCAGGTCGTCATCCCGGATTTCGGCATCGTCGAGGGCGCGTTCCAGATCACCGGGATCGACTATGCCGGAAGCTACGACGGCGAGGCGACCTATGAGCTGTCGATGGCCTCGGCAGGGCGGCTCACCTTTGCGGCGGCGTGA